In the genome of Eggerthella sp. YY7918, one region contains:
- a CDS encoding pyridoxamine 5'-phosphate oxidase family protein: protein MTEYKMRKANRQLTEQDALSVFEEAAYVTVSTVDEDGMPYGVPLSFVCVEDKLYVHMTNDRGHKSDNFGRDGRVCATAVVDVEACWDGDFTTSYGSAMMFGRIHRVTEDVEVRRALVALCMKYLPEYKSEIGAAMEREWANTAVWVIEPDSITGKAAHRGNTK, encoded by the coding sequence ATGACTGAATACAAGATGCGCAAAGCAAATCGCCAGCTGACTGAGCAGGATGCACTTAGCGTGTTTGAAGAGGCCGCCTATGTGACGGTTTCAACGGTCGATGAGGATGGCATGCCCTATGGCGTGCCCCTGTCGTTTGTCTGCGTGGAAGACAAGCTCTACGTTCACATGACGAACGACCGAGGCCACAAGTCGGACAACTTCGGCCGCGATGGTCGTGTGTGCGCGACGGCGGTTGTGGATGTGGAGGCTTGCTGGGATGGCGACTTCACGACCAGCTACGGGTCGGCTATGATGTTTGGACGGATCCATCGTGTGACGGAGGATGTCGAGGTTCGTCGCGCGCTTGTGGCACTGTGTATGAAGTATCTTCCCGAATATAAAAGCGAAATCGGGGCCGCCATGGAAAGGGAATGGGCCAATACGGCCGTGTGGGTCATCGAGCCAGATTCGATTACCGGAAAGGCGGCGCATCGGGGCAATACCAAGTAG
- a CDS encoding sensor histidine kinase KdpD → MPRSLESEQARALRRRLFTRLATKLAVFTVAFGCLMFLVEMFVVSDLANWIADNTSEWIYLTVDEYNQLHQEILSSDGSIAESAWDFWPVEDGMFAARDLTIYQAIRSLKIPLAIAIYLLGCIAIMFTELNRSLKHFDTLSAAVTKLLSDTHTTVKLPDELGIIRAELMEIRERTLSDERAAVAAERRKNELVAYLAHDIKTPLTSVLGYLSLLRETSDLPRAARQEYADIAYAKAERLEGLVDEFFEITRYNLQAIPIERERVDIALFCRQVADEFFPDADERGVTLKVEAPSDETFFVDPDKLARALGNVVRNAVAFAHAHSEVRLEASMMGEHVRIAVTDCGREISPAHLQSIFEKFFREDAARSTHRGGAGLGLAIAREIVTAHGGTIAATSEAGVTTFTIEIPRDASERCLARVSSHDAAP, encoded by the coding sequence ATGCCGCGATCTCTCGAAAGCGAACAAGCACGCGCGTTGCGAAGGCGATTGTTCACGCGCCTTGCGACAAAGCTGGCCGTCTTCACGGTTGCGTTCGGTTGTTTGATGTTTCTCGTCGAAATGTTCGTGGTGTCCGATCTTGCGAACTGGATAGCTGACAACACGTCAGAGTGGATTTATCTCACCGTCGACGAATACAACCAACTTCATCAAGAAATTTTATCCTCGGATGGATCGATTGCTGAAAGCGCGTGGGATTTCTGGCCTGTGGAAGACGGCATGTTCGCAGCGAGGGATCTGACGATTTATCAGGCAATTCGCAGTCTCAAGATTCCCTTGGCCATAGCGATATATCTTCTGGGATGCATCGCTATTATGTTCACGGAGCTCAATCGGTCGCTCAAGCACTTCGATACGCTTTCGGCGGCGGTGACGAAGCTTTTGTCAGATACCCATACCACGGTGAAGCTTCCGGACGAGCTTGGCATCATTCGCGCTGAGCTGATGGAAATTCGGGAGCGTACGCTCAGTGATGAGCGTGCTGCGGTGGCAGCTGAACGCCGGAAAAACGAGCTGGTGGCGTATTTGGCGCACGATATCAAGACGCCGCTCACCTCGGTGCTTGGCTATTTGTCGCTCTTGCGCGAAACCTCCGATCTTCCGCGGGCGGCGCGGCAAGAATACGCAGATATTGCCTACGCGAAAGCTGAGCGACTTGAAGGGCTGGTCGACGAGTTCTTTGAGATCACTCGCTATAACTTGCAAGCGATACCCATCGAACGCGAGCGCGTTGACATCGCCCTGTTCTGTCGACAGGTGGCCGACGAGTTCTTCCCCGATGCGGACGAGCGTGGCGTGACGCTTAAGGTGGAAGCGCCATCCGACGAGACGTTTTTTGTAGACCCCGATAAGCTGGCACGTGCGCTTGGTAATGTCGTGCGCAATGCGGTTGCGTTCGCTCACGCACATTCTGAGGTACGACTTGAAGCGAGCATGATGGGTGAGCACGTACGCATCGCCGTGACGGATTGTGGGCGCGAAATATCACCTGCTCATCTGCAGAGTATCTTCGAGAAATTCTTCCGTGAAGATGCCGCGCGCTCAACGCATCGGGGTGGAGCGGGTCTTGGGCTTGCCATCGCCCGCGAGATTGTAACAGCACACGGCGGCACCATAGCGGCAACAAGTGAGGCGGGCGTCACGACATTCACCATCGAGATACCACGCGATGCTTCCGAGCGCTGTCTTGCGCGCGTAAGTTCACATGACGCGGCGCCTTAG
- a CDS encoding response regulator transcription factor, translating to MDEPSRILIVDDEKAIADLVGKLLAAEGMDVRACYSGERALELFERERFDLAILDIMMPGLDGFEVCQRIRTVSDLPVIFLSAKDEEVDKVVGLTLGADDYVTKPFKSRELVARVKARLRRSRHEASGQVGLLQARGIELDVNAHTATLHGEALKLTPKEYDTLVLLVKAYGTPVSAHDIFESVWHEPFNDAAANSVMVHIRNLRKKLAAVDSSEKFIETAWGVGYKIARRGDA from the coding sequence ATGGATGAACCCTCGCGCATACTCATCGTCGATGACGAAAAGGCCATCGCCGATCTTGTTGGAAAACTGCTTGCAGCTGAAGGTATGGACGTGCGTGCCTGCTATTCGGGCGAACGTGCGTTGGAGCTCTTTGAGCGCGAGCGGTTCGATCTGGCAATCCTCGATATTATGATGCCCGGTCTCGATGGGTTTGAGGTTTGTCAGCGCATCCGGACCGTCTCTGATCTGCCCGTCATCTTCCTTTCTGCAAAGGACGAGGAAGTGGACAAGGTGGTGGGGCTGACGCTGGGTGCCGATGATTATGTGACCAAGCCGTTCAAATCGCGCGAGTTGGTTGCGCGGGTCAAGGCGCGATTGCGGCGTTCGCGGCATGAAGCATCTGGCCAGGTAGGTCTTCTTCAGGCGCGAGGGATTGAGCTTGATGTGAATGCCCACACCGCAACGCTTCATGGGGAAGCTCTTAAACTTACGCCGAAGGAATACGACACACTTGTCCTGTTGGTGAAGGCGTACGGAACACCCGTGTCGGCGCACGACATTTTTGAGTCCGTATGGCACGAACCCTTTAACGATGCTGCCGCTAATTCGGTGATGGTGCACATTCGAAACCTGCGCAAGAAACTTGCTGCAGTGGATTCCTCGGAAAAGTTTATCGAGACAGCATGGGGTGTGGGATATAAAATCGCGCGACGCGGGGACGCATAA
- a CDS encoding carboxymuconolactone decarboxylase family protein produces MAQAFETFMKEAPEVAKAYGTMVAALAQTSALERKTHELAYLSVLVAQGMEGGLDFHVKSAKEAGATREEVTSAALVGLPLVGMRAVEALAPVLEAYDQA; encoded by the coding sequence ATGGCGCAAGCGTTCGAAACGTTCATGAAGGAAGCACCCGAGGTGGCAAAGGCGTACGGCACTATGGTGGCGGCGCTTGCGCAGACGAGTGCGCTCGAGCGCAAAACGCACGAGTTGGCCTATCTCTCGGTTCTTGTGGCGCAGGGCATGGAGGGCGGCCTGGATTTCCATGTGAAATCGGCAAAGGAAGCCGGTGCAACTCGCGAGGAAGTGACAAGTGCCGCTCTTGTAGGATTACCATTGGTAGGTATGCGCGCCGTAGAGGCCCTCGCTCCGGTGCTCGAGGCCTACGATCAGGCATAA
- a CDS encoding B3/4 domain-containing protein, with translation MKEFVVEDSFWELFPDAAIGIIVANGMKPTAQVPAEDAAAIARLLRDANQAADQHLTSNTISENEVVRVWREAYQKFKTKKGARCSVENILKRVLKGNPVGSITPSVDIYNAISLKYALPVGGEDIDTFDGNIRLGITEGGDAFRALGEDADEPTLEGELCYRDNAGAICRCWNWRDGERTALTDDSTNAFLIIECVDPARIDDLNAALDEFAQLMERYLGATIKVQAVVDQDHPRLTIAD, from the coding sequence ATGAAGGAATTTGTTGTCGAGGATTCGTTTTGGGAGCTTTTTCCCGATGCTGCAATCGGCATTATCGTGGCGAATGGCATGAAGCCGACCGCGCAGGTGCCTGCCGAGGATGCCGCCGCGATTGCCCGTCTGTTGCGTGATGCGAATCAGGCGGCTGATCAGCATCTAACGAGCAATACCATCTCGGAAAACGAAGTCGTGCGTGTGTGGCGCGAGGCTTACCAGAAGTTCAAGACGAAGAAGGGCGCGCGCTGCTCGGTAGAGAATATTCTCAAGCGTGTGCTGAAGGGCAACCCTGTGGGTTCCATTACGCCGTCGGTCGACATCTACAACGCTATTTCGCTCAAGTATGCCTTGCCGGTGGGCGGCGAAGACATCGATACGTTCGACGGCAACATTCGCCTTGGCATTACCGAGGGTGGCGACGCCTTCCGTGCGCTTGGCGAGGATGCCGATGAACCGACTCTTGAAGGCGAGCTGTGCTACCGCGACAACGCCGGTGCCATTTGTCGCTGCTGGAACTGGCGCGATGGTGAGCGCACGGCGCTTACGGACGATTCGACCAACGCATTTCTCATCATAGAGTGCGTCGACCCCGCGCGTATCGACGACCTGAACGCTGCGCTTGACGAGTTCGCCCAGCTTATGGAACGCTACTTAGGCGCAACCATCAAGGTGCAGGCCGTCGTCGACCAAGACCATCCTCGCCTCACCATCGCCGACTAG
- a CDS encoding C39 family peptidase, with the protein MKPRIVKALLCTVCAVAALVVGCTLLQLAGTNDSAQGETVQSGQTSTPVSQWKAGAMPLLLQTDPAWSNKPYAGGTVAENGCGPTCLTMVYVYLTGRTDYDPARMCAFSEQNGFVDQGATAWLFMSEGARMLGLTANELPADTDALTSALSSGQPVICSVGPGDFTTEGHFIVLSGIDETGQVTVFDPNSAERSNRTWDAQTVLNQCRNLWAFSV; encoded by the coding sequence TTGAAACCGAGAATCGTCAAAGCGCTCCTCTGCACGGTGTGTGCGGTGGCGGCATTAGTCGTTGGTTGCACCCTTCTACAACTTGCCGGAACAAACGACAGCGCCCAGGGAGAAACCGTCCAATCGGGCCAAACAAGCACGCCCGTATCGCAATGGAAGGCCGGTGCGATGCCGCTGCTTCTGCAAACTGATCCCGCATGGAGCAACAAACCTTACGCAGGCGGCACCGTTGCAGAAAACGGATGCGGGCCCACCTGTCTGACAATGGTGTACGTCTATCTTACCGGACGCACCGATTACGACCCCGCCCGCATGTGCGCATTCAGCGAACAAAACGGTTTCGTCGACCAAGGGGCAACGGCCTGGCTATTCATGAGCGAAGGGGCCCGCATGCTTGGCCTTACCGCAAACGAACTGCCCGCCGACACAGACGCGCTGACCAGTGCACTTTCAAGCGGTCAACCCGTCATCTGCAGCGTAGGCCCCGGCGATTTTACAACCGAAGGACACTTCATCGTACTGTCAGGCATTGACGAAACCGGCCAGGTAACCGTATTCGACCCGAACAGCGCCGAGCGCAGCAACCGCACCTGGGACGCACAAACCGTGCTCAACCAGTGCCGTAACCTCTGGGCTTTCAGCGTATAG